GCTTTCGTCAATTGCACCTTAGTGTCAATCAGTATCCTACTTATAAGATTCTGAACAActcaaaatttttcaagatattgattgattgattccttatcacaaatgacaatgtattgccaaGTATTAGTGATTAATTAGTGTTATATCTTTATTTGATTTAGTTCCTAATCAACCGCGTCAAAAAGCTAAAGTTTTCTGCATAATTTTGCTCTCATTGAACTCCACTGAATTCAAGACTACGTAACTATACTACATCTCATATTATGGTATAGACTTCACTGTTTAACTCAAATCGAAGGAGAGAAaacaaaaacttatttttggtataattaatcatagaaaaaattgaatacaatattgtctTTGATTTTATCAATCGAAAGACCAGAGAGGATCAGTTTTGTGCTTAACCCGTAGTTCTCTCAGAAACATTGGAGCATACAATTTCATGTTTGCATACATCAATAAATGATCAATGAATATAGGAACATCGGTAGAGCTAATGTGAACTCTCATGTTATGTAAACCATTGTCTTCAATAGTTTGAGGACGGTTTCAAAATGTATATTAGATTTGGCATGATTACAGAGTTCACCGTATAAATGGATAGGCGTGTTCTTGTAGaatggaaaattatatttacaatataagaaACAAGTCTACTCGATAGTTACTTATTGAGGTGAGGAGTTCCTAAAAGTTATAAATTTTTGTACATTGAGAAGAACTAGTCGAATACACCAGGTTGGATTCTTAGTGACAAAACTTGAGTTTTGAGATGGAGTTAATACGACGTTTACCAGCCTGACCCACCAAATTTATAAAGACGAACAATTTCGTCATTTGGAAATTTATTGACTGAAACCAACCCACCTGATCCAAACAGTGATGAGCATGATCTTCCTTCCCGTTGAAGAGGTTTCCAGGTTTCCTTTCGTGTAGTTCTCTCCTCCCTCATTGGTGAGTCCTCCGGACCTCCACGACCACGACGCACACCCCTTCtctttctttccttcttcttgtcGTTCCCTTCTCGTTCATCTTCATTGGAAAACTGCAAAGTTAAAGCATGATGAGTTCGTTTCAACTACCTACTTGAGTTTATTATCTATCAGTATCAGATGAAAAATGATTTGaccgaataataattattatgaagctCATTTcgatttttattgatattgagTCAATAACTTTTAGCATCAAATCCCAGATTTCGAAGTAGATCTTATCTGATCTAGCCTCTTCTATGCCACCTGTATGAAGAAGATTGTATTGATTCGCTACTGCAGAAATTAGAATAACAGcccaaatttgaaaaatgtgtttttttgtATTTCTATGGCTGGCCATTAACGATgagacatgcatgatgaacatgtgtgtacacatgTTTGTTGTCATTCATTGTTGTGCTGAcacagcgaaaggcttcaaacaaaaattttcgaggttaggtttttgtatctccgatttttcgtttctttttcttctgctgctctatttgaggttacattattttgtatcattatgatttgtaattctcaagtttattgtttttgtttgttttttctgTTAGAAGCTACTGTTGAACAGCTGTTTCTTGTtcgaagcctctcgctgatgacaaaacaatgcatgatgaacatgtcaACATGTGTGCGcacacatgttcatcaagcACGTCCTGTCGTTATTGGCCAGTCTATGAATgacaaatttttaaaaataagtcTAAAGAGCTAAATATGAATAAGTTCACAACATGCATTATATTGAAGACcaagaataattatattttgggAGTCTTTCTCTCATTgttcaatgaaatattattatgaaacttgaaaattattattggaatataGTAGACTCAATTAGATCAACATTAAACAGTAGTAGATAACAGCTAATATAATACGATACTGATGAATTAGTGATTTTTACAAAGTAGTGGATTGACCGTGAAAAATCCACTATCTTATAAATATTCTAGAGCCTTTATAAAGTGAAAGAAGTTCGAATGATACAAAATATAGAACTAAATTTGTTCTATATTTTGTCATTATTAcgctaaaatattttatttacataaaaacaTCACTGTTGATTGcctatatttaatttataagtcgtTGGTAGAATCCATTAAACGATATGGAGTTCAATCATGGGGCTGTGCTGCAAATTACTTATTATTGAGAGTAGAGAAAATACAGTTGAGGATCCTAAAAGTTATTTCGTCTAGAATACCCAATCTAAACTTAAATTTGAACAACCTTCAAACCCTACAAATCTTTTATCAAACTCTGACACCAAGAAATTTTTACACTttcaaaataatagtatttttcaaaaataatttccacTATAGACTTCTAGCTCCTCCTGCCCATTACAATTTCAGGTCACCAATAATATACCAAATTCCCcggtttaataatatttatggaaAAAGATCTCTGCTCTACATAATACCTTTCCTTTAACTACCTGCAAACATAAGAGACTACTCAAAAACGGATGTAATGATCTATGTAATAAACAATCCCAACTTGATTTCAACCCAGTAAAATCGAAATGAGAATAAAACACAGTGATAATAGTACTCTAAATtctgaaataaacaataaatatttattatcattatttgaataataatttctaatagAGGCCTGCGTACGatgaattttctttttcatctttcaaatAGCCTATTCCGctggttttaaattattatatatatgttgTAGTCACTGCCGCCAGCCTGAACGACTAATGATttagtaatattaatattgtataaaatacttccTACTTTATTCCTCCTTTTATTCCTTTTATTTCTGATTATtatgttcttttttattttctcattattattgtaattcctttttttctcatttcttgtattcacgacaaatagcctaattttattttattgtacattattttaatttaaagctgtgaaaattttgttttgatatgGCACCTGCTGAAAACCCCATGGGTTTAGCAGGAcccaacattgtaaaaaaaattattttccaataaaattgattgattgatttaataaTGGCAAAGCAATACAGTTGGAtcaaatcatgaataatataagCAAGATGATATTTATCCAGCACAGTGAGATAATAAAGTTGACTCTGGTTCTTTATtagtattggaaaaatgaattaaattttactGGATAACCATCCGAGGACTAGCTTGCaatatgaaaattatcattttattttgacAAATCGGCAAGCATTTCAACTAATATTCCTACTTCTTCAGCCCATCAAAAACTAATAGAtccattattgaaattgaaacattaaACAAGATTGAAGGAAGCTTCACGGTGCTAAGAAGAAATGAGAATTGAAATGTCAATTACTGAGGTTTTATCGAGTCAGTTGGATTtgttttcagaaattcaatgtTTATCCCACATCCAAGCTAACAATTTAGTTGTATATTTTAGTACCCTATGAAAGAGTATTTCTTCTTCGATTTCAtgtgatagaaataaaattggGAAACCCAAGATACAAATTTCTATCGAATTGTAGAATTTTCTTATACATCACTTATTTCTTTGCAATTAACTTTCATCTCCAAAAAATCATGGCTTTTGATGTACATTTCACGTGGGAGTTTGAGtttcatgaaaaatagacaatacatagaaatgaaatcttatgtatttttcctgggttattcaatattttttttagtcaACTATAGTCTGTGCAAACCTTAGATTGCAACATTGCTATTATGGAGAACAAAGCTGCCAAATTTCACAGTAGCCAGAAAGCCAGTGAGCcaagtgtgtgagagaaagagtgaaaaataaaataagaatactaAAACAGAATTCTATCAACATGGAAATGGCAACAGTGTACTCCTATTttctcaaataataaaattggccATTAAGTCCCCGTTCTGCAAAATAAAGTTTGGACAGACtatcatattttttttgtttacatAAATTCATAGgaatgaattcaaatttttacTCACACTCAATTGGAGTAGTTGAAGTACTATTTTCCCCTCCTTCTCTTTCATCTCTGGGCTGTCTCTTGAGGAGACTAGTATTTTGCAGGCCACAGGAGCATCAATAGCGACAGATTCATACAGCGATATCAGATACAATAATTATGAGAGTGTGAGAACTGCCCAAATCTAGCATCAGTTGATACATATGATGTTGTCAGCTCACTCACTCTCGATTGTTATTCATATCTCTGTCTCAATCTATCACCAAAGATAAACTTGCATGCACTAGTACGAGGAATTTGTTTGTGATACAAGACAGATCAGACAATATTCTCATACAAGTCAAACAGTCCTGAGaatatatttgattgaattagAATGTTGTCAATTTCAAAGATACCACATACAAATCCCTCATACTTGCATACAAATCTAAATGTAGCTGTTTTCATTTATATAGCTCCTGTGGCCTGCATAGTACAGTCTGAATTTGGTAGGAAGCTGAAAGAGACTTTAAATACACACATTATACAAGTTGCAACCGATCTTCTAATATGTTAATAAATTTGACTGGGTCTGACTTTTCAACGTAATAGTGAAATACAATTTGGGTAGTTCGCCTACAGTGTTTTTACTATCgagtaattaattaattttttaggtttatacatacatacatataggGATGTGTTTGTCCGAAAATATGTCAAAACTACATAAAACTATAATTTGTAGCAATCAAATTTGTTTAAATCTTTTAATGGAAAAACTGCTTTGTTTTGAGTTCCTTAAAGACGTTTTATTGTATACTTCAATGTCTTTAATCAGCAgagaatttgaaaatgagaaccaaagtaaaaatattcaaattttaacagacaataattttgaaaaattctagaAGATTGaaggattgaaaaaaatgttgccAATTAGAAGATCGGTAGAAGCAAGAATCAAGCATAAATATACGACAAActcaatgaatattatataagaaaatgtaaaataatattataaactatccgcataaataataaaagttgAAATGGGCCTGTTGAAGTCCCTAAGTCAACACACttgatcacttgaaaattaGGAAAGATCAAAACAATAATTGCATTGTGTAgagtaattgataaaatatacatggcgacaaattaataaaattaatttttcacctTTACCATTTTTACCGTTACCTTGTTTACCTTTATCATTTATACCTCGTTTACCTTTACCATTTATACCTTGTTACCTTTACAtgagaaatttttcaaataacctTGGAAATTAATCTAAAATATGGAGATTAGAACAAAAATACACACCATTTAGTTGAAGAAACTCCATTCAGCAACTTACTGCTAATCACGGCAGGTTCCTTATAGGTGTATCAGACAAACGCTCAAAAGGAAACACCAACATTCTTCCAAAAGTTGAAAAGTAAGTTTGATCTATTAAAGTAGAATTCCTGGAAACTTCAAACTCCGGAAAATAATGCAACAGATATTTTTAAGCGACTAAACCGATAAATTAGTATTGTTAGCATCATCCCGAAATGCTGTAAAATACAGTTAAAGTGAGCTTTCATTCCcgttttaattaattcaatgtttATTCCCGAATTGATAACGCTACATAACAAAACGGTTAACATCTCTATGAACCGACCCGAATTGGTAAcgttatttacaaaatattaaaatttgaaacggcataattatattattccgCATTTACTGCAATAAACGGAAACATCgatttgattaaaaatgacAAGAGTGAATAAAGCATGCAGGAAATGATCCACCAAAACTACTGATAAAATGAGATTTTTTAAATGGTAAAATTTTTCGCAAAGAAATAAATCACCATAATGTTGAAGCCACagtatattattaaatactgAATTTTGCTATTTCTATGATAGATCAGTGATCAATAGAAATAGTGCAGAAATAAATACCAGCCCAAcagcttattatttttttcaaagacaGTTTGAAGTTGATATATATTGTGAATTTAAgcagaattcaaattttgtatcATGAGAAAATGCCAGTCCAAACCGAGAATCGAACCCGGGTTCAACGATTTGGTTTGGCATTTGTTTGATTCATTTTATCAGTGAGAAGAACATCAGCACACGAATGAGTAAAAAAATATCCTACCTTACGTGATGCTGCGATGTCTATGatggtggtgggggggggggttctAACCTGAAATGGTATAAAACCTgcgaaaattttgaaaatgttgtctACCATCTTAGCTGTGTAATCAAGAGCTCTATCCTGAGAAACTATCAAACTTGTCAACCACAGAGGAgatattgtataaaatttataaattaaaacataaaaaatgaagTCAAAACCATCTACGTTTCTGTATTCTAATACTCCGTGGGACGCATAGTGATTTATGAGTTCAAAATCTAAATTTCCAACATAACTTGCAAGACAACCTATAATCGAATGGGATTAACAACCGTtttaaaaacattaataaattgttgaaaattaggCTGCAAAGCAAATTTATAAGagctaaatttgaaaaagaaataatcTTCATATGATCTACTCACGATCGGAGACCACTTTGAAACGAATAATTTAAGAGaatgataatgattttatttgagtATTACAATAGTATCAATCTATGAGTACAATACACTATGGATTAAAACAGCACAATACATGCTTCTAGAAATTCTGAAGCCTGGCCATTTTCCGAATTCCAGATAAGATTGTTCATGAAAAATAGGAGCAAAGGGTTTTATTGAAGATTGACCACGTCGTACGAAGTTGAGTcactaaataattgattgagttGTGATGAAATTTATACAATCATGAAAAGTATGAGACAGTTCAGTTTTCACGGACAATTTTacgtaaaaataaaatcatttagcTGTAAACTTATATTGAAGTTTAGCCTTTGCGACTTCTaagaatttttgtttaaattcggTAACTCTCGcaaaatattatggaaaatgGACTAAGTTCATGTTATTAGACCCAGATAAAGATGTAATCGCTTGATTATGAATTCCCGATGATTAACCATAGTCTTAATAGAACACAGCCAAGATGACAGACCATAACTTCCAAACTAACCCTATAGTCTGAGGTTCAACTTTATAGGTATTAAATCTATTGATTCtattcaactaatattattcaaatttgaaaagtgtttccttctttattatttgaaatgcaGTAAAGCTTTGAAATGTCTATTCTTCTTTCACATGTTTCAGAAGAGAATCTCTTGACATTGACGAGAAGAATTCTTAACTCTgattcataaattgaatcttcattaaaaaaggaacaagcTATAACATCTTATCTTTCATTTTTCCCCTAAGAAATTATTACATCTATTTATGGTAATCTATGAATAAAGTACAATTTACTTTCTTCTGTTTAGATACGAGTACTTGAACTAATCAGTATTGAGacctaatttttttcatttattgtataaaagactataatcataatacaattatgacattggaggaaaaactaggctgaaccTGTACtgtttctctccaaaaattttgataaagtgttaatgttgtccaaaagataagtttatgtaatcacacactgcttcattacttgattttcggtccaggaatgatgatttaaaattttgaatttttaaggttgattttatactctaaatgaatcccagaatgtatcacaataaattaaaaactttagaaatattgcacttatttaaaaaatgttaatacaaaaacaaaaaactaaTCACTCCAAACTTCACTAAGAAATGTGGATTTCAATAGTGTTCAAAAAATTCTATAAACTGGAAAATAATTATGCATTTTCTGGTAAAAACCTATCAATAAATGAGCCAAGAAACAAGGGATTGCTGCCATGAGTATCCTCCACGATGCGCCGCTCCTATAAACCTGTAATTTGCATTGTAAGCATTCTTGTATAGTCTCAATAGAGGCAAAACAATGAAGAGCTCCGCACCTCAATAGTATTGAGCTATTGGTCGAGAACCAATGCAGGAACCATTTAGGTACCATGCTTCAATTTAGTATTGTAAGAGTGTGTGGAACAATTGCTTCGAATTTGGTTACAATCAATGTAAACAATAGAttcgaaattaaattaataagatTCAGTATGAAAGGACAAGAGCTTACTTAATCTTCCACCTGAATCTCAGCTGAACATAATCGTAATTTCAGCTAcaaaaattcagaaatgaaaaattctttagTAGACTATCTAAGGACTCAAAGCCCTCAGATTTGGCCCTCTAGCATATTCAACTAATTTCTATGGGAGAATCATGTAGATTTTTTCAGGTTTCCTGGAATACGATACATGAATTTGAGATAGTGAAAAAGCAATAGTTTTTGCTTGGTTTGTTTTTACTGCTCGAAAGAAGATAACCAATAAAGATCTCTGGCTTTCTAAATTGGAGGAAGAGATCAGATATTAAGAATTCATGAGAAAAGTTCTAATCAGAGACTTGACACTTCATTTTCATTCTCAACTCATTTTGAGATGTTGTCTGTCATGAACCTTCCAAGATTCTATAAATTTTTAGAAGAAAAAACTCTATAATTTCGACAGTAAAAAAATGCTTACAGTACAAAATATATGAACTCAATAAAGATTAAGCAATGCACAAAGCACtagatgtaataaataaatgaaactgTGTGTTGATGTTCTTGTTTTGATGGATCTAAAATAGATGTCACTAACCTTCAGCATACTGCTCTTCAATGGTAAGCCGCAAATACCTGTAACAACACACAACATTCATGTTAGGTATTCAATGAAAAAGTGGCAATAAAGTcataaattgattttatttatttatagtagACTATAACATTTCTACAAGAAAACAATATGTGTCATAAacaatacagtataataaaaaatacagtttCCATAGATATATAACctaagttttatatttttcaataacgaATAATGCTGGATAGTATAAGTACACGAAGATGGGTTGAATCTTCCCATTTACATGAGTTCGACGTTCCCATCTTTAGTTATTCATTTTAACTgttagcattggttgaatgagaagcgttcatgttatttatgaggaattctGACTAAGCTAAGCTTAGTTTTCCTCAgttcaagttgaagattaaggTTAGTTGAACCAAGTTCACTATATAGAGCTGAGTAACCTGGCTCAGTTTTCATCATGAACGAAATATTGTGAATCTGAGAGTTTGACATATTCATTGTACGAGCTTGGATATACTTCATTAGAGCATTATAGTAAACTTGAAGTTCATGAGTAAGATTTGGAATCTTCAGATATATATAGCATCATTCCAAGCGTGAATATGAAGTCATATCGAGAATCATGTATGTGAATGCGATGATACCGTTTTTGAGTTGCCAAGGGCGTTTTCGGACAAACACGCATATTGTTTATTGTAAACATTGTCCAATACACATTTGATTTTTCAAGTCGTTGACTGGGAGCTGCTGAGAGAGAAAGAACAATCTCAGGACTCGTTGGCAATAGTATTAGAAGAGTGGAGAGCTAGACGAGTAAAGTGTAAGGAGAGTGTGAGAGGAGTGCAGAGTAAAAAcactgaattttcaaaaaaacagtGAGTATGTCTCTTAGTCTACTCCCCCAAAGCAGCCAAGCACATAGTTTTCTTCCTCTCCGACTGTCATTCTAAAAATCTCTAAACTAAATTCTACACATACTAAATTCTGTCTCTCCACCAGAACCTTGACTTTCGTAGTCATCTTCTACATATTCCTACATATCCTTTCCAACATATTCCTGATGAGGTCTCAGTCGGGATCAGAGACGTAAAGTAGTTTTGGTCGGGATAACTGAAATCACTTCATCTTCGTTCCCTACGTCTTCTTACCTAGTAGAGCAACCTAATGTCAATCTCATTAAATCATTTCTCATTCGATCCTTTCTTGCAACGCCACAAACCAATCTCAGTTTTCTCATCTCCATCACTTTTACCTTCATTCCAAGTTTCTCTGAAATAGACCGACTTTTACTACAATACAGAATTTAATCTTTTTTTTTATAAGGAAGGGATGTGTAAACCCTAGAGATTACTTGTATATATTGAAATAGGTGGATAATCGCGAAGGTTTATccgcgttatttcaaatttgataatcCGCTGATGAGGGTTGGCAGCACTGATGGCTGCATGAAGTTTAACTTAGAGACTGTTCgtgttatttttctcatttattacTAATTTCGGGATTCTAGTTTCATCTAAAGTACATGTGAACTTTCATCTGAGGTCATGATTGAAGGCAGCGATCAATCAGAGTGAGTTTTTGGCCCTTCATCTATTTTCGAGCGTGTTTTTAGTGATATAACCTATTAAATGACAAGGActagaaactgtggaaattatcGTTGAAACACCAATTCTGGACTTTGACCCGACTTGACTAAATCTCAACAGACAAAAAATTACCTCAATAATTCTCAACCCTGCGAGAGAATATTAGTGCTGTAAAATAGACTTTCAAACAATTTCGGAAGCTCCCTTACGCTTGATACT
The genomic region above belongs to Nilaparvata lugens isolate BPH chromosome 5, ASM1435652v1, whole genome shotgun sequence and contains:
- the LOC120351405 gene encoding uncharacterized protein LOC120351405; the encoded protein is MKEKEGKIVLQLLQLSFSNEDEREGNDKKKERKRRGVRRGRGGPEDSPMREERTTRKETWKPLQREGRSCSSLFGSDWTELLALYFWNLPTTGSPGTSSPFGTATSDCIFLFNIRNSTLQDKGSFSSKFGI